ttgatcgtacacgtttgcgtgtataattagtgtacggttgcatcgggggcgtcacattaagTTCCCAACTTTTATAGTTTATTAATGAAAGGAAGGCTTAGGTACAATCAACATTAATGACATCTTTCCAGTACTGCAGTTCTTCGTCGGAGCACTCGGACTGCATCTAATGGCTGCCGATCAGATCCCACAGTCATCCCAGGGTGGAAGCTATCTCTTGGGCTCGAATCCACCATTATATCCATCGATGAGTTTGCGGAGCAACCAAATGTGGCCAATCCAACATGCTTGGTCCTCTTCTTCAGTCATCATGGTGACGGTGCCGAAGAAGGAGGTAAGGTTGCTTCATGCCATCTTTGATCTAAGGCTCCATGGAGGATTGAAGCTGGCTTCTTGGTGCGTCCACTTCCATCTTCTTCATCGGCACCGACCTTAGCTCTAGAGGTGCAGATCAACCTTCAAAGAGTCTCCAGTATGCCTGGAAGGATCTCCACGTCTCGTTGTTTTGTTGGCAAAGACCAAAGTCCCCATCTTCAGCCTCCAAGTAGGAGTGCCTTTTCTCCTTGCCCGATGTTGCCaaagaccaaaggcccccctgcccccACCCCCACCTTCAACCTCCAAATGGGAGACCCTCGTCTCCTCGCCCTATGTTGGCAAATATCCGGTCGTCTGGATGGTGGCCATAGCGTCTCGTGTTGTTGTCGGCAGCTTCTCGGCCCGTAAGCCATCTAGGTTACTTGCATTTCAGGAGGACCtggtagtaattttttttattaggGTCCTTTGTGTGGAGTTGTATCACTTTCGATAATaaggaaaaaaaatcaattttgagcccaggctcatctgcacccgcgatggagaaaaaaaatcaaaacaaatactaggaaataaaaaaattcaaatgttttttgcatggtagataatttgatgtgtgAGGGCTGCTCCAATTTTGGGATTAGTAAAAAAGTTTTTTTTTGTGAGGAGGGTTAGTAAAAAACTTTACTGGTCATGTACTGTTCCGTCCCGATTTGtctttttgctgagagctactcagatgtccaaatgatctgaaaattgaaGCGGGCCTCATGCAATAAATTATCTATAATGCATAAataatttgaattttttgaatcttTTGCGAATTATGTTTTGACCGGGCGCATATAAGCATGGGCACCAAATCGCTGCACTTGATAACAAGTCCCTTCCCGTGTTAATTAAAAAGAAAAGAGAGAGTAGGCAGGCAGATGGGATGGCGACGAGCCACGGGCGCAGGGCTTGTTTGTGCCTGTTCGTGCGGGGTGCTCACGTCTCCGGGCCTCGGGCGTTGCCGTTGCTCCATGCGAGCGCGCTGCCGCCGATGACATGTGAACTCGTCGCCATTCCCGCACAACAGCACGAAGCAGAAACGGAAGCTTTGGCGCCGCGCTCCTGCTCGTGACCCCCCTGAACCCCAACAAAACCCAGGCAAAATCGAAACCCTCGCCACCCAAATCACACCCAAACCCTCGAGCCGCTTCCCAATCCCCAGCTCCCGAGTGCTCCTCCTCCCCCGATGGCGGACACCGCCCTTCCCTCGCCCGCGATGCTGCCGCCCTCCGATTCCGACCTGCTCCTGCCGCCGTCCGATTCCGACCTGCTCCTGCCGCCCACCGACGCCCCgacccccgaagccgccgccaggaCCCCCAACCTCCCCGACACCCCCGCCTCCGCCGCGGATCCCGAGACCCCCTTCTccggcgccgccaccgcctccgACGCCGACGTTTCCGCCGTCGCCCCGCTCTACGCGGCGGCCGTGGATGACGCCGACGACGACGGGATCAACGACCCCTCGGGCGCCGCCAGGAAGCACATGACCCTCGCGCCCCCGGCCCCGCCGACcaagaagtccaagaagaagggCGGCAACTGCGTCTGGACCAGGCCCAACTcccgcaaggggaagaagaaggccaagccGCCCGGCCACGCCGTCGCCGGCGGCGCCGGCGCCAGCGGAGGCGGTCGCCCCAGGCCCTCCTGTGGCGAGGACGAGTTCCTCCTCACCCCGGCACCCCGCCTCGCGGCCGAACGCAACGACGACGGCCCCGAACTACCTGTGCTCCTCTCGCGTGTCTACAAGTCCGAGAAGATCGAGGTCTCGGAGGATCGCCTAACCGCAGGCAGCACCAAGGGCTACCGCATGATACGTGCCACCCGTGGCATTGCATCCGGTGCTTGGTATTTTGAGGTCAAGGTGATGCACCTTGGTAGCTCCGGCGCCACCCGTCTCGGCTGGGCCACCAACAAGGCTGACATCCAGACACCTGTGGGTTGCGACAGCTTTGGTTTCAGTTACCGCAGCGTCGATGGCTCCAAGGTGTACAAGGCCTGGAGGGACAAGTATGCCGATGAAGGATATGGTGAAGGAGATGTCCTGGGCTTCTACATTTCTCTGCCTCAGGGCGAGCTGTATGAGCCCAAACAACCTGACCTGGTTAAGTACAAGGGGATGCCTTTCCATGCACAAGGTCTCAAGGATGAGAAAAAGGCGCCGGATCCAGTTCCTGGTGAGTAATCTTTCTTAAGGTTCCTCTTCATATGTTCATTCTTTATGCTCAAAAACTGCAGGAATAGAGTACTTAGGTTTTAGGATAACATATTCAACAGAGTAATTCTTTAATGTGAATATACGGGCTACTTGATTTTGTATGTATGTTAGTTACTAGAAAAGTTTATAGATCGTTGTACTTATCTCATTTGTCATTTGTCCTCGTACTGCCCATGCTTCACAACTGCAGCAGCAGCTACGAAGCCCCTTTTTGAAATGGGTGCATTCTGTCCTTTTCAACCTTATGACTTATGCAAGCTCCAAATACCTGTGTGGGCACTGGGATACTTATGTGTTCCAAATCTCCATTGCACATACTAGAACTTACAGCGTGTTTGGTTCAGCGAATTTGGTGTGGTTTCCAATTCCCACGCTTTCTGGAAGTGCAGAATGTGTTTGGTTTGCATACTACGCCTTCTGTAGTAGCGATTTCCGATGTGCGGTTTTGCAAAGTCGAAACCAGCTGAGCGGAAGGTGATTAGGAAACCGGACAGGACCGAGCGAACCAAACAAAGTCAGTATCATAGTAGCCGGAAACGGGGAACGGTAGGCCGTCCCTCGATCCCGATTCATCGACCCGGAATCGGATTCGGGAACGAGGTCGGATTCGGTACGATTCGATGAAGATTCGGCGTTCCTGCAGCCTGCTCCTCGATTCAGGTTCGAGGATCCAACAGCCAAAACGCGAGGCATAATTTACTCACGCCGTCGTTTCTTTTCTCAAGGACTCCTCGTTCTTCCTCCAGTCCATTAATTGCAAGGGATCCGTTAACAGCAAGGAATGCTGACCATCAGGGAGTCGTCGTTCTTTAGGAACTGCGTTTCTCGACTCATGGTACCGTACCGGGTTCATCGTACCCAAACGGATTGGATCGCGTCCCCGCTATAAAAAAATCGTTCGAGAGATGTATACCCTCGTTGTACCCTATTTTTTTCAGCCACCGACTCTCGTCCCTCGTTCCCGTTCCTCGTTCCCACCGTACCGGAAACATGGCAACTATGGTCAGTATCCCGTAAAAAAGAATCAGAAGCGACACCTACCTATTACGGAAACCCATTGCATTACCTGAGCAGGAACCAAACGCGTCGTTAATTTCATTTCACTCACTCATATTGTGATATTTCCCATAGATAGTCACCTAGTCAACCTAATAGGTGATATTATTTCCTTTGAAGTATGGAGCGGCATTTGATGCAGAAGCATGATGATGGATGCAGCATACTGTCCATTGACTAAAGCATAAAAAGAAAATCAATCAAGTGGCATTTAGTTGTCAAATGACATCTCCTAAAACGCAGCAGTTGCAATTCATACAAGTTTCTCAATTCTTATATGAATTTACTAAATTAGTTTCTGTCAAGGATGGTGTATATTGTTTCAGATATCAAAATGTAAGCTCTCAATGTCCATGTTCCACGAAAAGCTTTGCAATTCTGACCTTTGCTGCCCCCTTCTGCACAGTGGACTCCACTACTCACCACCCCTTCATACGAGTGTATCATCTGCTTTTCCGGCACATCATAGTTATTCTGGTTCGGTTGCTTCTGCACATTCTGATTCTCAATCAAACCATGTCTTTGTTAGCCCATTGGTATGAATTCAAAGTTTATGATGTTGTGGTTAATTTCTTGTTCATGCATTTTTGCATATCTAGTCTATCATAGCACCTTCATGTCTTGCATAATTAGTGAAATCAGAAATTTCATTGTTATGTTTACAAGGATTTTGTTACCCTATTGTAGCTCTGATTGAGATTTTCAATAGTGGGGTGTTCAGTACATATACAGTCAACAGACACTATAAGGAAGGTGTTTCCTTGTGTTTTTGCATTTTGAAATAAAGAATCCCAGCTATTGTTGTCTTGCCCTTGCATGCCGCTTCCTGCTTCCAACTTCTCCAAACTCTATTCATAGGGCCTGTTGTCTTGTTATTGACTTCAATCTAACTGCAAATGTAGGAAGTGAGATAGTTTACTTCAAGAACGGGGTATGCCAAGGCACGGCCTTTGAGGATATTCCTGGAGGGCGCTACTACCCAGCTGCATCAATGTACTCACTGCCTGATGAGCCAAATTGTGAGGTCAGGTTCAACTTTGGGCCTGATTTCACGTTCTTCCCTGAAGACTTCGCAGGCCGTCCTGTTCCTCGGCCAATGAGCGAGGTACCTTACCAGGCATATGAGCTGAAGAGTGAGGGACCTGCTGAAAATGGTAATGCTGAAAAGGCTGGTTAGtgtagttatcttgctgttttcaTTATTCTGTCGAACATACCCGTGGAGTCCACTAGCTAGTTTATTTAGTGCTATGGCGAAGCTTACTGACGAACTTACCTTATCCTAGTTAAAATGCAGCAAACTGGCTGACGGCTGCTGCTGATTTCTTGATTATTATGGCGAAGCTTACTGAACATATTTTATTGCGTCCTAATTAATTAAATCACAGCAGGCATGTTGATGGCTGTAGCCTGTTTATTAATTACATTGCGAAGTTTATTCATGAATATATATTTATCTGGCTAGAATGTATGATACGGTGCTGTACCAGCTTTAGGACCAGAGTTATGAACATACCGATTTGTGAAAAAAGCTTCGAGAGCGTTGTTTGGAACACGTGAAATTTTCTTGAATTCTGCAGGAATTGTATTTTTCTTGTGAAATTTCTGTGTTTTCTAGATGAAGCGGGTGCTTGTGGGTCAGCAAGCAGTTTTGTCTCTCCGTTTGCCACTTAGTTCTCCACGTATGACAATTCAAAAAATATGTTTATATTTAGCTAAGCATTGCGTTTTAAGCTTGGCGGGCTAAGTTGCATTTATCGTATCCCGTTTGATCTTGTTCAACGGAGCTCCCAAAACAGATCTTTATATAGCGGTTCGGACGGGCCGTTTTTGCTCCTGTGCTCGGATGAGCCCGGGAGTGAACAGTAAAATCGttaaaaatacaaaataaattcaaaaaattctgaagacctgaatttgtcttttttgctgagagctactcagatATCTGAATGCTTTGAAATTTGGCACGAACTTCACGCACTCAAGCATCTTTCACCACAAAAAGATATAGTATTTTTTGATTCTTTAGTATTAGTATTTATTTTGCTTTTACTGTTCATAGGGTGTAGATGAGCTCGGTTCCGAATTGGATATTCGTTTCTTTCAAAACATTTCTCTATTCTTTTCCTTACTCTTGCAGAGCCCAAGGGCAGCGTGTCAACTTACGGCTCCTTTGGTTCCAAGGAATTTTACAGTATTTAGATCCTTAGAATTTTGCTCTGTGGTCGTCTGATTAGCATGATTGGAATTATTAGGAACTTTTACATAGAATTATTTTTCCTTTTTGGTGCTATCAGACACTCTTCCATCCAAATTCCTATAGTTTTGTAATCCTGTAGGTACAAGAGTCCATAATACTCTCTTCCCACATTCTGAGAATCCCCTGAATCAAAGAGGTTCCATGGGCATCTCCAACGACCCTCAGACCTTGCGGGCTGCGCTGTTTAGATCGTGGAAGCCATTCAATGTGGACCTGTATCGGTCTGCATGATGGTCCTTACGTATTTTCGTCCGCAAACTGAAGACAAACGTGAGGAGGCTTTGCAGGAGTTTggaccgctgccacgcccgctTCTGACCGTCTTGGCCCACCCATACCCACTCCCTTGCCCGCGAGCGTTTCCTATCCGAAATGATACTGGTGCCGACATTGAAGCGGCATGCCGGCCGAGAAAGCACCGCTcgcaccgcttcctggtgcacgcgactacTTCACGTTCAAATGACACGTCGTCCGTTCGTTtgctgcccacattaatgatacacggttgtcGAGGCGGCTACTTTGCGCCACTTGTTCGTCCCTCTGTCACCcatcattgctatataaactgctgccatGACCATAGTTGTAGTCATCCGCATCCAATCCCTCTCCGCACCACTCCCACCATGGATTTCTCCCGCACCAAAGTTCTCTGGGACGGGCTGGtgctggaggagaagaaggagatggccgccatTGCTACCGGCTTCAGCCGAAGGGCTACGATGAATGGAGGATGCGGTCGCCGATGAGCCGGCGCCAGCCTCCTCGTCCACGCTACccttgccggtgcattgcaccatgaccatcggtgaggctCGTGCCCATTACATGGACATGGTGCGGGAGGAACGACTTCGGGAGGTGCATGCTGATGCCGCTTACAACCACCAACTCTCCTGGAGCACATGCATGCGGAGGAGCAGCTCGCCGGCAGGGTGATAAGACCGGACACGGACCTGACGGAGCAGGCGGCGCTGCTCGACTCCTATCGCTCCGCCCGCGAGATACGCCTTGCCCGCGGCGGTACAGCCAACGGGTGGCGGCCGCCTATAATGAGTGCGATGAGCCGGTGGACAAGGTGTTCGGCGAGACCGATGATGAGGACGACATCCCTGGCTCCGTCGAGGCCACACCACGCCACCACGGCCACGAAGTCGTCACGTTCGCGCGCGTCGccgacagcgaggaagagtagtgcatggtagatcatcgtcgctctggtcccaggaaggccaccgctcctcccctcCCATCAATGCCAAGTTTAGTGGGCCGAGCATCGTTGCTGATTAGTCGCTTGGTGGTGACATGAAGGCGGACAACTTTAGTTTCCGGGGCTCCGGAGGCGGAGCTGGAGAAGGCGAAGCTTCATTTTTGGGGCTCATGGCTGGAGATGGGGAACGGGCGTCGATAATCTTTTAGTTAGGTATTATATCCTTGGAGTCAGACGAGCACCACTTTTAGTTGAACtatgtttgaaatgtaatgaatttcgtcatgTTTATACGAAATCTAATGAAAATCCGCTGTGTTTGCATGAACTTCGTCTGATTTgtatgaaaatccagccaagtttgcacgaatttcgtccgttgTACTGATagtgtttgaaatgtatgcgggcgGCGTTGGATGATGACCACCTGCATCTGTGTCTGTGGATTGGTCCTCGACATTCGCGGATAGATGCGGGAGGAAATTTACAGGTTGTCGTTGAAGACGCCCTAAGAGCATGGCCATCGTGTAACCCCAACAACAAGGTCTGGGCTCCATGGTGGCAATAAAGTGTTAGCCCGAAGGAGGCAGGTGCTGCTTACAGAGGAGGCCGTTGTTTCGATGAAGAAAGCTAGTAAAAGAAAGGAAAGTGAAAACAAGAAAAAGATGTGGCGAACTGGGAGAAAACACACTGACCAGTCAAAAAACCCGACCCAGGCGGATGCCTCAGGCCTGCCTTATACGTCCTGGCTGACCGACGCCGCTCCTATGCGACCAAAATCTAGGGTGGATATGGGGAGGCCTGGGCGCGTCCGCCACATCAGATTCAACTAGTGCTAGCCCaccccgaccccacatatattcgtcctCATCCGCTTCCGGGACCAAACTCTAGCCACTCCACTCCACTCGGCCCCGAGCTCCCTTCCGACGATTTTCGGTCTTCTCTGACATGGCGGGCAGCAGATCCGAGTCCTCGGTCACCCGATCTATGGACCGGGACCTTGTCTCATGCGGGCTCAAGGTGGAGATGACTGTCTGTCTTGCGCTCTATCGATCCTAGGAGGAGTCCGCCCGACAGCTGCCGGAATCAATTCGGCGGGTGGCGCGTCACCGTTGCCTCGTTGGAGATGGTGCAGTCCATCTGGCGCCCCAACTCCATGGCGGAGGCGCAACCCATTCATTGGTGCACCGAGTCGAAGGTAAATGCCCGAAGTTATGTCCGTCCGATGGGAAGGTTAATATGGCGTGACGTGTCCGCCTTGCGAGGCAGCGACAACCCTCGCGATAGAGGCCGGCGAGGCAGAGTTGCACGCCGCACAATCACTATGGGTGACCGGCAGCCCTGGTATGACAACTGCGTCATGGTGGACGTGTTGGGCTCCGACCACGATGGATCTATTGTGGACCTCACATTGACCGGCGATGTGCAGGCCATGGGCTCTGACGatgaagagtagggcatgggagacggtGGCGCCTCGAGTCCCATGAGCTGGTCCGTGTCCTATGTCCTACTCTACCTCGCCggcgaccgcaccttcacttcgagGGGCTGAGCTGGCCTCTAGACATGGACACAGCCATGGACCGAGTGCTGGTGAAGATTTAGATTAGGTTTTATATTGTATGGATTTGAGGATTTTTAGTTGAGGTATCCGGTTGTGGAATAGAAAATATGAGATGTGAACAATCACTATTCATGGACCCGCCCGGTATGTCCGCGGATCGTTTGAGAGGCCAAATTTACTGTATGTGGTTGTAGATGTTGTGAGGCAACATATGAAGTTGAAATTTTTTGTCGAAAGAGACTACAACAAAAAAGACCCCTTTCGAATGAAATTGACAAAAAAACCACATGGACCATGGCGGCAGGCGCGCCGGGTGACACGTGGCCCCTGCCGCCATGGTACGAGGCGGCAGCCCCTGCCGCCACGGCGCCAAGCGGCAGGCCACGGATTACGGTGCAACACTGGCGCGACAGAACGGTGTGCTGGGGTGGGCCCCGGCCGCCTGGGGAGCTGGCGGCAGGCTTGTGCCGCTGGCGTGACTGCACCTCGTCGTTTTCTGTCCCTGCGCGATTGTAGCTTGTACACGACTAGATGTGTTTGTTCATTAacctgatatggtcatcatcatgatTTATCCCCTGGAACTTGGCATTTGTGATGCCCTTGTAGCGCTGCATTAGCTCGCTCCAACTTAACAAATGACAAGTGAGGGAGTCGTCTGCACTATATACCAGTACTATTGTACAGTGGATATATACTTGCAGCTCCTGCCGCCAGCTACCCAAGCGACCGGGTCCAGCGGCACAAGCCTACCGCCAGCTCCCCAGGCGGTAGGGGCCCACCCAAGCACACCGTTCCGTCGCGCCAGCGTTGCATCGTAATCTGTGGCTTGCTGCCTGGCGCCGTGGCGGCAGGGGCTGCCGCCTCGtaccgtggcggcaggtgccacgtgttgcCTGACGCGTCTGCCGCCACGGCCCAGGTGGTATTTTTTGTCAATTTCATCAAGCAGGGGTCTTTTTTGCAATTCTGTTGGACATGTAGTCTATTTCAACAAAAATTCTCATTGAATGGTAATCGGTATCGGCAATTGTTCTAGCTCTCCAAGCTTACGTGGATGTAGGTAGCACCTTGGTGCTGCCTCCGTGCTAcatgccctaaggcccaccctaagcCCTAAGCGAATCTTTTTGAAAGGAATCAGGAGCACACATTGCGTATAGTGGTGTTAGGGCATTTGCAAGGCGGATCCGTAAACCTCCCGCAACCGTCTGGACTGTGCTGTCCGTACTGTGAAGCCATTCAACACGGGTCTGTATCAGTTCGTGGGGCGGTCCGGACGCGATTTCTCCTGCAAATTGGAGTCAAAAGTGTGGGAGCGTTGCGGGAGTCCGGACACACGAAACATAGGACTCCGACACCCCCGTCCACCTAATTCCCCTCCCAATCCCATTTCCTTCCACTCCACACCTTCTCCCTCTTGCTTTGCATCCGCATCCTACACCTTCGCCGTCGCTGCTGTTCGTCTCCGACCGCCATAGAGGCATTGCCGGACGTCCGTAATCAGCACCAACACACCCGCTCGCCGTTCCGACAGAGCTTTTAGCCTTAGAGCCGTTTGTACCCAGGTACACTCCGCCCCCTGTCGACGACCTACGTGGTAGACACCACGCCGGGCAGGTGTTCGGTCAAATGTcattgagcttattttcaaatGCTACGTCATTTTTAGAGTTGAAAGGATGGTGAGCTACTCgaccatggaggatgagttgttgtgctaCGCGTGGCTGGCCGTATCCACAGATTTCATAGGCAGGACCAAAGGCCGCCCATCTCGGAGCAAGTGCATGAAAAGTTTCACGCCGGGAAGCACATTGCGCCCTATGACATGTACATCACTCAACGACGCAACGTGAGGTCGTTGTCGTATCACTGGTGTGTTATGCAGGTCggcgtcatcaagttttgcaacttCGTTAGTCAGCTCGATGCAAGATGGCCATTACACGCGAACATGGAGATGGCAAGTTTTACTTCCTCTTGCTCAACTTGTTCATTGATTCATTCACTCAATTTTGGTCTACACATTATATGTAGCACGCACGCGCCGTCGTGGTGTACCACAGGTCTTAGGGATGGTCATTTACGTGCACATACTGTTGAATGAAGCTGAAGGGGAAGTATGTGTGGGAGGACATGATCTTTTCATGAAAAACTTGTTTAACATCCGGGATCTAGTCAAATTTGAGACCTTGTTGTACTAGAATTAATTTGCATGCTATGTGTGGATGATTTGTGCTATTTCACTTTGATGAATATCGATCGGTTTGCAAGAATTTTGTCTGCTTCGTTGAAATGCGGTTTGAAATGGCTAGTGTTGGATGGCTACCTCTCGCATTCGTGTCCATGGACTGGCCCCCATGTCCATGGACGAACGCGGGAGGTTTTTTGCgtgttgccgttggagatgcccttagacggGTACTTATAGGAGAGAGGAGAAGAGATTTTCTTTGACGTTCGATTGGTTGAAGGATCCACTTATTGAAATTGTACCCTTTCTCATTAATGATGTTACTGTTATTTCACTTAAATAACGTTTTCCATGtttttatttcaaaaataaaatactAAAGGAGAGagaacgggagaggagaagaaatgAGGCCAACGTCGGTGCCATGATCCCTCTATTAGATCTGgttatattatactccctccgtttcaaaatagatgactcaattttgtactaactttaaactaaatttagtataaagttgagtcatctattttggaacggagggagtataagggaGAGAGAAAGGAGAAGAAAGGATGCTAATGGCAGCGCTCTTGCGCCACACTCAGGAACCCAACAATTGAGGGGCCACTTCCTCCCTTCTGCTTGTGCCTTCAATCGGTGAGCTACCCTATGGTGGAGAAATTCGAAGTCGGTAAGCTCTTTGTGTGATGGAGCATGCAGCAAGATATGGGTGGTAGAGGTCGAAGCCTCTTTTCCCTGTAGAATACGCATGATCATGCATATTATGCATTCATagaaggggtgggggtgggggagggcgAAGCACCCATCCACCAATTTTACAGATTTACTCAAGGTTCATCCGCACGTATAACCTTTTGAAAGACCGTACATAGGCCTTGTAACACCCCTATGTAATGAGCTacaattatcatcatcattaaGCTATAAGCTATCTTGGTTAACTAGTCTTAATCATCTTTGATCgatatctcatttcaaattccacTTTGAAATCAAATTCAAATTATAAGTGAAATTGAGAAATTCACAAACATGAAAACAAATGTTCATAATATTGCAAATAATCCCTGGATAATTGTCATGGTGAAACCAACTTTTTATAAAGTGGTTAAGtgccctaaaacaattaaaacggtggccaaaacaatattttaattgctttttaaattataaaaattccaatctattttattttaatgccaaactttttgtggcagtggaaTTTACAACACTTTAAGGAGCaagttttatattttataaaactaaattagttttgaaaataaaaggaaatcagaaacaaataaaagaaaaaaagaacaaaaccCCCTGTTACCCTCGGCCTTAGCCCACAGGGACCGACCCAGCCCACCTCACGTCGCCCACCTCCTCACTAC
Above is a window of Triticum dicoccoides isolate Atlit2015 ecotype Zavitan chromosome 5B, WEW_v2.0, whole genome shotgun sequence DNA encoding:
- the LOC119308306 gene encoding protein TRAUCO-like gives rise to the protein MADTALPSPAMLPPSDSDLLLPPSDSDLLLPPTDAPTPEAAARTPNLPDTPASAADPETPFSGAATASDADVSAVAPLYAAAVDDADDDGINDPSGAARKHMTLAPPAPPTKKSKKKGGNCVWTRPNSRKGKKKAKPPGHAVAGGAGASGGGRPRPSCGEDEFLLTPAPRLAAERNDDGPELPVLLSRVYKSEKIEVSEDRLTAGSTKGYRMIRATRGIASGAWYFEVKVMHLGSSGATRLGWATNKADIQTPVGCDSFGFSYRSVDGSKVYKAWRDKYADEGYGEGDVLGFYISLPQGELYEPKQPDLVKYKGMPFHAQGLKDEKKAPDPVPGSEIVYFKNGVCQGTAFEDIPGGRYYPAASMYSLPDEPNCEVRFNFGPDFTFFPEDFAGRPVPRPMSEVPYQAYELKSEGPAENGNAEKAG